The window ACCTTCGCCATTGATTCCCAGCATCGGTTCTTCCCAGCGTTCATAGCTGCGTTGCTCGCTGACCTTACCAGGGATCACGGTGTCGTAGCCGCTTTCACCGCGGTCGTTTCGCAACGCGTCCTGTTGGTGTGAGCGGCCGGCTGCGACCCAATCAAATCCCGACTTCGACTCTTCACACTCGGGACACTTGTCCGCTTGCGAAAAGTCAATTTTCACATGGCATCCATAACACTGCGGTGTCCAACTGGTATGGCAACTGTAACATTCCATTCGCTCCAAGTGCGATGCAACACTTTGCATCGCGACGCGCCCACGCTGGCTGATCTGGTCCTCTTCGAGCAATTTCTTCAACGGTTTCATCCGTATATCCGCACCCGCGGCGGTATAGACGACCACGTCGTCTCCGTCGCGAACGACATTCTCGTAGGGATTGCCACGAGCCGTGAGCAGGTAGCCATCAAGCTTGGCAAAATCCGTTCCTTGACGTGTGTGCGGGAGCGGATCGTCCGTCACGCCACGCATTGCACCCGAGGCAGGCGATTCGTCGAACTCGTCCATGAACCCTAGCGGTAATTCCCAAGGGTACTTGTCGGGCGTCCCGTGGCAATCGGAGCATTCGATCTGTACCGCAGCAAGGTTTGCAGCAGCCAAGAAACCATCGCCGTGCACGTCGAGTGACGTATGGCAATCTTGGCACGTCATCCCCTTCTGGTAGTGCACATCCTGGTCCATCGCGATGTAGTGCTTTGTATGCAGCTTCGGTTGATCGCCGCCATCGGCGGCATAAGGTGACGTGAACGGCGTTTCCATCAAACCCTGAAACGAAACACCAATTCGCTTGCCACGGTCGTGACACGTCGTGCAGGTCTCGACAGGAATGCCGCTGTAGGTTTTGTCGTGGACCGTCACCTTGGCCTCGCGAGTCCCTTGGATCGAATGCACCAACGCGTGGCCAGGTTGGTCGCTGGGAATCGATGGATCCGCCCCTTCATAGAACCCCTCATTGCCGTAGGGAATGTGGCAGGAAGAGCATCCCATCCCACGATAGTCGCCTCGCGTTTGGCGACCTTTCACCGCGTGGTGACAACGCTGGCATTCCTGCCGGATGTAGGTGAACGCCGACAGCGATGGATCCTCGTTAAGCCGATCAAGCTCACTCGCCTTCAAGGCTTCCGGAAGCGCCTCGTGACGATCGACAAACACATTGGGCTCTTTCCTCGAGAGCACCTGCATGTAGGCTCGATAGGCGTCGGTGCCAAGCCGTTGCGCCGGATCGTCCGGATTTTCAACAGCATAGTTCGCCCAAAGGTGCTGATAACTGGTCATCGATCCGAAGGCCCAACAAACGCCTTGGATCTTGCCAGCCTCGGTCATCATCAAACTATGCCATTGCACCCGGACTTGGTCCTGATGACATTGACCGCACGTTTCCGAATTGACCCAGGGGCTGCCCGGGTCAGGGAAAAAATCGTCACCCCCGTGAGCCTTTTCCTTATCCTTCGTCTCCGATGGATCGCCATGATGGCAAACAACGCATCCAGCCGGATCGTCCAATTCCTGACCAAGCGACATGATCTGGTTGAGCATTTCGGATCCGAATTCGCGAATCGGCTCGATTTCACCATGGCACGCCATGCACCCCGATTTGCTCGCCTCGGGAAAAAAGTCCACCAATCGACCACGGCCATCCGAATCGGCTCCTTGCAGCGACGAAACGTTCGTGTTTTCGTACAACAGATGAACCAAGAGGATCAGCAGTAACCAGCGCAAGGGGAAAAGACGACCAACGGAAGCGATAGGCATAAGATCTGCTTTTGGAGTCAGAGGAGCAGACCTACTCTACCACCCTCACGCTGCCAACGGTGAAGGATTGCTCAGGGGACAAATGTTTTTTCGCAAGGAAACGGAACGTTTCCAGACCCCCGACGGCCGAACCGGTCGGGCTGTGCCATAAACTCAGATTGTGACACTACGCCACACCCTGATTGGGGTATTATTGCGTCCACGTGGCTTGTTTATGCGACATGGGAACCCGCGATGTACGATATTCAACGTGTCGGACGAGGGCTGCCCCACCCAATTCGACGCAGAGACGGGTCTCGCGCTCGCGATTCACGTTTTGGACCTCGGGGGCACCGCGTGGTGAACCCCGTCGTACGGTAAGAACTCTTTTGCCTCTCGCCCAAACGACGCCCTCAAGCGATCAAGCGTCGCGAGTTCGACGATCGACGGCAACGCCAGCTCCGCCCGTCGCCGCCTTTGCAACGACCGCTTGATCAGCGGCTCGTCGTCCGCTCCGCTGAAGAAAATCGGTCCAGCGACGGCCACGTCTCGTTTCGCTCGGTCCAGGTGCGATGAGGAAGACGGCGCCCAGTCCGAAGAGCAGTCCTGCGGTTGCCGATCCAAGCGTGACGACGGTTCCCCCGGGGCCAATGGGATGGTCGGAAACCCGCGGTGGGCCCAATTCCGCGACCAAGTTGGTCGATAACGCCGCCGTGCGACTGGCGTGGGCCTCGGCCAGTGCCCGCTCGGCTTCTTCCAACAAGGTCGTGCGGTGTGCGACTTCGGCGTCGACCGTCGCATAGTCCATCCGGGCCGCGGCAAGCGCCTCGAGCCGCTTGCTGAGTTGTTCCTTCTTTTCGGTCAGCCGTGAAACTCTCGCTCGTTCCAGCCGCAGCACCGGCTGCATGGCTTGAACCACCGTCGTGGCCTCGTCTTGCATCCGACGGCGGATTTGTTGCTCAGCCGCGCGGGCATTTCTCACTGCCGGGTGGTTTTCAGTACGGCTGGCACTGAGTTGGCTACTCGCAATCTGAGCATCAATCAGTCCGTCCTTCAATCGAAGCAACGAGGGCTGAAGCGTCAGCAGGTCGCTGCCGCTGACCAAAAGATGATCGGGATTCTTTGATCCCGCCATCAGAAGTTCGTGGAGTGATTGAAGCTTTTCCAGTTCCAATTCGGCGACCTGTAAGTCCGAAACGGTCTGTTCCAATGTACGACGGTTGGTTCCATCGCCAGCAATCGCATCATTCAAATTCCGCAGTTCGCCCAAGTCGGTCGCAAATCGAACCTCGATTTCGCGCATCCGTGATGCGGCTTCCTGAAGATTCTGCCGAGCTTGATCGCGTGCGTAGGTCAATTCCGCGATCACGCTGTCGGCACGAACTTGGCGAATGGTTCGCAGGTGCCGCGTCAGGCTTTCGAACATGGACCGGCAGAACTCGACCGCGCGGGGTTGGCTACTGGCTTTGACTTGCAAGTAAACCACTTCCGTGTTGCCAAACTCGGATCCTTGTGCCGCCAGCAGATTGACGGCGTTGCTTGTGACCGAATCAATCACTTTGGTCGACGGCCAATGTGGGTCCTGTTGACCCGATTCGGGGCCAATCTTCCGCAGGGCTGCCGCAACAACCTCAGGGTTCTGCGTCATTTCCAGGATGGTTTCCTGAGCCGCTTTCAATTCGGATTGACTACTAAAGCGTCCCATCCGATCGATGCTGCTGGCCGCCTCGTTCCGTACGACCAAGGGCTGACGCGCCGAATAGACATCGCTGCTGAAAAGCGCGTAACTGACGCCAAAAAAGGCGAAAAGCAGGGAAGCCCCGCCCCACAGAGGAGCGAACACGACAAGTACGTTGCGGACATGTTTCCAAGGAATCGGCGCAGTCGACATGGCAAGGATTCAACCAAAGGGTTTAGGGACGATACCTTGAACCCTAGGTTGTATTTTGTGCAGCGATCGCGATTCCTGCGGCACCGAGCAGGGGACCCCTGCGAACCGCGCCGAGGTTAACGGTCCACGCGATTGTGCCGATTGTCGGGTAGCGGATCGCTACCTACATGATCCCGCCGTGTGTTCGAATCGGGGTCATATGGCTCGGCGAATCGAGGAACCAGAACCGTTCCCACTCGGCGACCATCGAGCGAAGGTCCTCAGAAGTGTACAAAAGCTGCTGCACCCGTCGCTCGGGGCGAGCAGAGTAAATGGGGACAAAGCATCCCACACTGGTGGTCATCGCTGCAGCCAACACGGTCAATTGCACGATTCGTCGCATCGATTTTCGCATCGAACGTTCCTCCATGAACGGTCATGGCCCTAAGTCAAAAAAGGTCAGGCCGGTGATTGATTTGCCGATCCTTAGCTCTCGCCCCACCGGCCGCTTGGGGCGTTGGGAGGCAAAGAATCCGTGTGATGGCTTGTGTCTGTTGGTCGTTTGGGCGGCAGTTCGCTGCCCTTGCTTACTTTCGACTCGCTCGTGTCGACCTGGTCGACTCCTCGTGAAGTGTCCGGTTCGGTTTCGTCTAAATCCCGAACCTTCGCTTCCATGTACTTCCCCGGCTTGAACGTGACGACATGCTTACTCGGAACCTCAACCTGCTGTCCAGTTCGAGGATTCCGGGCTTTGCGAGCCGCTCGCGGTTTGACTTCGAACACGCCGAAGTTCCGCAGTTCAATCCTTCTCTCTCGTACCAAGCTTTCCACGATCGCGTCAAATGTTTTTTGGACAATCAGCTTCGTCTGCTGTTGAGTCAGTCCAACCTCTTCCGAGATCGTTCGCACGATATCTTTTTTGGTCACTTCCGACTCCCCGCAAGCACCGCACCGAAGTGAGGCGATCGTTGTAAACCCTTTGCTACTTTAAACTTAAACGCTAAAGGAGTCTAAGCTGCAATTCCCGGGTCGTCAAGATCGTCCACACAAAACTCGATGAGATACCAACAAAGGCAATTCATCCACCATGCTTGATCGGCCATTAATACCGACATTCTTAAGCTAAACGGCATAATCCGCACAAAACCCTAAACATGAACCCTGATGGGGGGGGATGGTGGCACATTCCCCAAGTTGAGGGCTTCCATCGGACTCACGCGAGGAAAAGGGCAACCAACTCGCCGAATGCGGTATAATCCCATTCGCCTGCTTCCCTTTCTCGGCCACTATCCCCGCGAGCAACCATGAAACGCACGCTTTCCTTTTCCCACATCCGCCTGATGCTTCTTGCTGCTTTCACGGTTGCGGTCCTCTCACCGTCGATGCTCTATTCCCAATCCGGCGAGCCAGCCGACGAAAAGGCTCAAGTCGCGGATGCCGATACGGACACCGACGACGAAGCCAACGCCAAGGAGGAAGCCGAGCAGGAAGAGGAGCAGGAAGTCAAAACGTTGACCATTGGCTCCGTCGCTCCGCCGCTTGATATCGAAAATTGGATCCATGATGGCGACGGCCAATTCGCTCACGTGACCGACTTCAAACCGAACAAGGTTTACGTGGTCGAGTTTTGGGCGACATGGTGCCCCCCCTGCATTTCCGCAATGCCGCATGTCGTCGAAATGCAAAAGACCTATGCCAATCGCGGCGTCCAAATCATCAGCGTCAGCGATGAACCGACCAGCACGATCGACCGGTTCCTCAAGCGAGACGTGCCGGGGATGAAAGTGCCAAACGAAAACGACGAAGACGATGGGGAAGCAGAAGCAGACGATGACGAGGAGGACGAGGAAGGAGACGATGACGACGAGGAAGCGATGCGAGCGGTGACGTTCGACGAGTTGACCAGCAGCTATTGCCTCACCTCGGATCCGGATGGCTCGACATCAAACGATTACATGAGAGCCGCTGGCCGAAACGGGATTCCGTGTGCCTTCATCGTGGGCAAAGACAGCCATATCGATTGGATTGGTCACCCCATGTCGATGGAGGAGGTGTTGGAACAGGTGGTCAACGACAGTTGGGACCGCGATGCGTTTGGCAAAGAGTTCATCGAACAGCAAAAGGCGGATTTGGTTTCCCGCGATGTCGCGATGGCAATGCGCGCCGGCGACAACGACAAAGCACTCAGAATTGCCGACAAATTTTTGGCGACCAGCAGCGGCGGCTCTGCGGTCAATCAGATGCGAATGGCCAAGCTACAGATTCTCTCCAGCGATCCCTCCTACAGCGAACCGTTACAAGCGTTCGTTTCGAGTCTGCTCGATGATGAATCACTCAACGCCCAGACGGCCAACATGATCGGATGGACATTGTATCGCCAAGCTACCGAAAAGGGCTTTGACGATGCGACATTGCTGCGTCGGGCGCTCGAACGCAACCAAGATAATTTAAGAACCGCCGGGCCGACCAAACCGTACATCCTGGATACGGTCGCGCACCTGCAACATGCTTTGGGCGAAACCGAGGCGGCGATCGCCACGCAAAAAGAAGCCGTTGAGTTGGCCGATAGTCGCACGAAAGCGCGTTTGCAGCGGTTCCTGGACGAATTGACGGCCGAACCTGAAGACGACGCCGAAAAAGACGATGACAAATCCGACGAGTGAATTGCACCCGGCATGATCGGCGAGTGGTGTATTTCCTAGCCTCGCCGCTGAGCTTGACACACCACGAGCCCTGTCCACCCCGATACCACCGAACTCGACTTGAAAGAAATCTCAATGCGAAAAACCTCACCCCTCTACCTACTGCTGCTGGCCGCCTGTTACGTGACCTTTGCCAGCGGCTGCAACCAGCCCGCTCCCCCCGCGGCGCCTGCGGAAGAACACGACCATGACCACGAAGGACATGACCATGACGGGCACGATCATGATGATGAGGATCATGAGGGACATGACCACGAGGGGCATGATCATGATGCTGCGACGATCCCCGACAACTTTGATGAATCTGTCGCGGCGCTCGTCGTGATGCGAGACACGATTCGTGACGGATTGATCGCTGGGAATGAAGACGTTGCCCATGGACCGCTGCACGCTATCGCCGATTTACTGGAAGCGATCGAACAGCAGGCGAAGGATTCTTCCACGTTGACCGACGAGCAACAAGCGCAAGCCGCTAAGGCGGTCGATTCACTCTACGACCAATTCGGCGAGATTGACGCCCGACTTCACGATGAGGAAGCGGGTGATTTCGAAAAGAATGCCGAAGCCATCGAAGAGCAGATCCAAACGCTGATCCGTTTGACTGCGCAACCACAGGAGTAAGTCGGCGATGCGATGCTTCCTAGCGGCGGCCGGTTGTGCCATGGCCTCGGCGTGCTTGACCTTCCTCTCCGGCTGTGACCAAGAATCACGCCCGGACGAGGGTGCTGTGGATTCGCGGTATGTCTTGGCCAGCGAACCGGCCGATGCGAAGACGCCCACCGAATTGAAAGACACACTTGTAGACGCGGCCGACGTCGTGGTTGCAGGACGAATCGATGCGGGGGACTTAGAACCTTTCGAAGAGGGCAAAGCGACCTTTGTGTTGACCCAGCTCGCTGACGAAGAACATGCCCAAGGAGATCCCGACCACGCCAACAAGTGCCCTTTCTGCAAACGCGAGTTACTCAACGCGCCCAAAGTCGTTGTCGAGTTTCGCGACGATGACGGTATCGTGATCGCTCAAGACGCGCGGCAAATGCTCGGCATCCGCAAGGGAGATGCTGTCGTCGTCGTGGGCACTGCCGACTACCAAGAACCGATCAACATGATCCAAGTCAACGCAACGGGCGTCTTCCGTCGCAGCCCCGAAAATTGACGGTCGACGAGTGCGACAAACCGTAAGTTCCGTCCGGTCGCACGCTAGCCTATCGACACGGTATTGCTCGTACGGTAGGTGATGGATCCTAAAAGGATCGCAGAGGGTAGCCGTTGGTTAAGCGCAGCGATACCAACGGACAACGAGGCAAATTTCCCCTGCCGACCCTGTCAGGGTCGCAGCGATCCGTGATCTTCGACCCTTCCAGTGTCGGGCCTGATGGTTGTTCCGTGTACCCGCGCATGCACCGCTTCGATACACAAGGGTCCCGTGCGACGGGGAGATGAGCCGTCGGCTCACAAACAGGACCGAACGTATGGCTTCTCGCACTTACGTCTTGCCGCTCCCCCAGGCAATTCAGAAATCTAACGGCATGGCCTCAAAGTTGAGCGAGTGACACCCAACGCCGCAAAGGCGAGTTGAGGAGCGGCGGACAAAAAGCACTTCTTTTTTGACGCGTCGCGAGCATCGAAATCGCTCTTTGAGTCGAGGGTTCTTTTTGCCGAGGCCCCATGTCGCCCGACCCTGGATGCTGGAGATCGCTATGCGCCGCTGCGTGATTGGCCTGTTTCGGAAATGTCTGTGGATAGCCACGGCATGCATCGCCCTCGTCTACATGGTCCAGAACCTTCTCACTTCCCGCTCGGACGACTCTCGACATGGGCGTGAGGGGCGTCGCTCACCGTCGTCGCGCCGTGAATCCGACGAGGGACGAGCGGAAAAGCAGAACCGGGATCAGGATCGGAAGGAAAAGCAGGATCGCGAACGGGAAGACCGAGACAAGGAGGAGGACCACGATCAGGATGAAGACAGAGAAAAAGGGAAAGAAGGCGACAAGAAGGAGAGGGACGATGACAAGAAGGATCGCGATGAAGAGGACGAAGAAGATGAAGACGGTGGCGGCGGCGGCGGTGGTGGTGGAGGAACGAACACAAGCGTGACTGACGGACGGGAGCACGCTTTGCGGACTCTCCAACATCAATCACGTTGGTTCACTGGGGCCAATCGGGCAAGTCAAATTTTTTGAGCGTGTTCGCGGTGTGTTCGGCATAGTGTCGATCCATCTGTTTGAGGAGGGCTCGCAAAACCCATCGACTTCCAGGCGGCTTCGCGTCCAAGTCGAGCCCTTCAAGCAGATAGGCGAAGCGGCGTGTGAATGCACTGACTCGCTGCATTTGCCGAGCTTCTTCGGCCCCGTTCCATGTGGGATGCGCCGCCAGATAATCGGAAGGCATCTGCTTCGGATTAAAATCCATCACGGCGATGGCGGGTTGCTGAGCATGATAGATTTGCGAAAAGAACAAGAGTTGACGGCCCATCATGTGTTCGGCATTCCATCGCGGCGTATGAGTTCCATTGCTCGGCTTGAAATTCAACTGCTCAATCGATAGTTTTCCAAACACTTCCTGCGACTGCTCGCACGATGCTTCCATGGTGATAAACAGAGCTTCAAGTCCCTCGGGCATCGCCCAAGGTTTGCTTGGCATCACCACCCACGACGTAGGGGGCGTCGGATCGAGTTCCGTAGCCGAGATCGCAAACGTGTTGTGTTGGATGTGGATCACCTCGCCCACTCGCTCTTGATTCAAGATTGGGTCGCCGGCATCGAGGCAGACAACACGAGGTTGAGCGTGCTTGATCTGGCCCAATATCGCTGACGAATCCTTCGTTGGAACGCCGACGCTACGGACCCACAACAAATCAAGTTGACTGGCGAGCATTTCGTCATCGCGAAGTGGGGTGTCGACTCCTGCGGTCGAAATCATGATCTGCACGCCGTCGACCATCACAATCCAAGCCAACGTCTTACCAGCGCGTTGAATCGACTTGACTCGCACGGCGTCAGGCGAGGGAGGAAAACGGTCGGCGACGGGCACCCAAGAAACCAGCGAGTCATTCGGCTTCCGAAACAACCAATGATCGATCGCTTGGCTGGCAGACATGACAATCGTCTGATCGGGCGATCGTGCAAATCGCTGCTTCGCCACCGACTCAGCCGTAGGGCCGAAGACCACCAGCAAATTCCATTGTGTTTCAATCGCAACCACACCGTCACCCCAATTGCGAACAGCGATCGGATCGCCCTCGCGAGCGTCCACATCGGAGGGGACCAAAGCAATCAAGAACAGGCAAACAGAACACAAAACGTAACGAGTCGCGAAACAAGGCATCATCAGGTCCCTAGAAGAAGTGTGGGCGAGTCGTCGCGTCCTACCACTTGCAGATCGCATCAATGTAGTCGGAACTTCCGTCGCGTTTCCATGGATCGAGTTGAGCCTGCGACTTGAGCTGCTGTCCTCGACGAAGCGGCACGACCCAAAACCGACAGCCTATCTCGGGCAGTGAGGTCATATCTCCCCAGAGCTTTTCAAATTGAGCCACCGGGAAGACATCTTCTTGAGCGTTGCCCCAACGCTTTTTGACGTCTTTCAAAGTGATATACGTCGGTAATCGCAGCGCCATCTTACGAACCGCTTGATCCACTTTTGATTGCACCGCAAGGTCGGCACGTGTCAACCCAAACGAGTCCAGTAGCCCATCGATCTCAATCCACGTCGTCATCGAGTTGTAAAACGGCAATTCAAACTCGACTTGTTCGTTGGGCATTGCCAAGCCTTCTACCAAACGCGGTCGACCATTGACCAAGGCCAATCCGCCGCCACGGTCTTCGAGACGGCGCGTGATGACTTCAAAGCCAAGCGTCGTGCCCGAGTCCATATGCCGACCGAGCACGCCGGGATCGACATTGGCGCCAAGTGTATCGATGTTGTGAAGCATCAGATGCTGCAATTGGCTCTGCCTGTCGAGCATTTTCCCGAGCACGCCACTACGTAGCATGTTGGGAATCTCGTACCAATGACCAACCGGATGGATACACTGACTCGGCACGTTGTCGGTATAATCCATGGCTTCACCGGACGACTTGGCCCATCCAATCAACGCCGCCCGAAGACTCTCTCGCACCTTCTGCTGCTGCTCGTCAAGGATCTGTTGAGAGGTTTCCTCCCACAAAAATCGCAAGTCGCGAACGGTAGGGACCATTCGCAATCCGACGCTTTTTCCTGTCGACACCATCACGTTATCACCAAATCCGAACGACTCGTGACGATCTAAGTATTCGCGAATCGGCCCGTCGGTAAGATGACTGGTCGTAAAAACATGCGGGATCGAGCCACCATGTTTGGCAGTCATCGCACGATTCTTAGCCAGATGAACTTCCAAGAAACTGCGA of the Novipirellula artificiosorum genome contains:
- a CDS encoding GumC domain-containing protein; the protein is MSTAPIPWKHVRNVLVVFAPLWGGASLLFAFFGVSYALFSSDVYSARQPLVVRNEAASSIDRMGRFSSQSELKAAQETILEMTQNPEVVAAALRKIGPESGQQDPHWPSTKVIDSVTSNAVNLLAAQGSEFGNTEVVYLQVKASSQPRAVEFCRSMFESLTRHLRTIRQVRADSVIAELTYARDQARQNLQEAASRMREIEVRFATDLGELRNLNDAIAGDGTNRRTLEQTVSDLQVAELELEKLQSLHELLMAGSKNPDHLLVSGSDLLTLQPSLLRLKDGLIDAQIASSQLSASRTENHPAVRNARAAEQQIRRRMQDEATTVVQAMQPVLRLERARVSRLTEKKEQLSKRLEALAAARMDYATVDAEVAHRTTLLEEAERALAEAHASRTAALSTNLVAELGPPRVSDHPIGPGGTVVTLGSATAGLLFGLGAVFLIAPGPSETRRGRRWTDFLQRSGRRAADQAVVAKAATGGAGVAVDRRTRDA
- a CDS encoding multiheme c-type cytochrome; the protein is MPIASVGRLFPLRWLLLILLVHLLYENTNVSSLQGADSDGRGRLVDFFPEASKSGCMACHGEIEPIREFGSEMLNQIMSLGQELDDPAGCVVCHHGDPSETKDKEKAHGGDDFFPDPGSPWVNSETCGQCHQDQVRVQWHSLMMTEAGKIQGVCWAFGSMTSYQHLWANYAVENPDDPAQRLGTDAYRAYMQVLSRKEPNVFVDRHEALPEALKASELDRLNEDPSLSAFTYIRQECQRCHHAVKGRQTRGDYRGMGCSSCHIPYGNEGFYEGADPSIPSDQPGHALVHSIQGTREAKVTVHDKTYSGIPVETCTTCHDRGKRIGVSFQGLMETPFTSPYAADGGDQPKLHTKHYIAMDQDVHYQKGMTCQDCHTSLDVHGDGFLAAANLAAVQIECSDCHGTPDKYPWELPLGFMDEFDESPASGAMRGVTDDPLPHTRQGTDFAKLDGYLLTARGNPYENVVRDGDDVVVYTAAGADIRMKPLKKLLEEDQISQRGRVAMQSVASHLERMECYSCHTSWTPQCYGCHVKIDFSQADKCPECEESKSGFDWVAAGRSHQQDALRNDRGESGYDTVIPGKVSEQRSYERWEEPMLGINGEGRVTPLAPGCQVSVTVIGQDGKPLLLNHIYKTEADSEGAGADGQLSIDMSPTQPHTTTKNARSCESCHASDKALGLGITSTRPWNEQHNVDLETIDGEILPNKTQPQMLAIENLDHDWSQIVDEKGKQVATVGHHFQLSRAFNQVELNRIRREGTCIACHKEIPKASLAVSLLHHVAEYTGQIPKTPGEHDSLVNKIVLSSAWLQAGVMVGGPLVGLFAAGWFLRRRRKVA
- a CDS encoding TlpA disulfide reductase family protein; the protein is MKRTLSFSHIRLMLLAAFTVAVLSPSMLYSQSGEPADEKAQVADADTDTDDEANAKEEAEQEEEQEVKTLTIGSVAPPLDIENWIHDGDGQFAHVTDFKPNKVYVVEFWATWCPPCISAMPHVVEMQKTYANRGVQIISVSDEPTSTIDRFLKRDVPGMKVPNENDEDDGEAEADDDEEDEEGDDDDEEAMRAVTFDELTSSYCLTSDPDGSTSNDYMRAAGRNGIPCAFIVGKDSHIDWIGHPMSMEEVLEQVVNDSWDRDAFGKEFIEQQKADLVSRDVAMAMRAGDNDKALRIADKFLATSSGGSAVNQMRMAKLQILSSDPSYSEPLQAFVSSLLDDESLNAQTANMIGWTLYRQATEKGFDDATLLRRALERNQDNLRTAGPTKPYILDTVAHLQHALGETEAAIATQKEAVELADSRTKARLQRFLDELTAEPEDDAEKDDDKSDE
- a CDS encoding HU family DNA-binding protein, giving the protein MTKKDIVRTISEEVGLTQQQTKLIVQKTFDAIVESLVRERRIELRNFGVFEVKPRAARKARNPRTGQQVEVPSKHVVTFKPGKYMEAKVRDLDETEPDTSRGVDQVDTSESKVSKGSELPPKRPTDTSHHTDSLPPNAPSGRWGES
- a CDS encoding DinB family protein, producing MMPCFATRYVLCSVCLFLIALVPSDVDAREGDPIAVRNWGDGVVAIETQWNLLVVFGPTAESVAKQRFARSPDQTIVMSASQAIDHWLFRKPNDSLVSWVPVADRFPPSPDAVRVKSIQRAGKTLAWIVMVDGVQIMISTAGVDTPLRDDEMLASQLDLLWVRSVGVPTKDSSAILGQIKHAQPRVVCLDAGDPILNQERVGEVIHIQHNTFAISATELDPTPPTSWVVMPSKPWAMPEGLEALFITMEASCEQSQEVFGKLSIEQLNFKPSNGTHTPRWNAEHMMGRQLLFFSQIYHAQQPAIAVMDFNPKQMPSDYLAAHPTWNGAEEARQMQRVSAFTRRFAYLLEGLDLDAKPPGSRWVLRALLKQMDRHYAEHTANTLKKFDLPDWPQ